A window of Micromonospora sp. WMMC415 genomic DNA:
GCCCGGGGTGTTCGTGGCGGCACACCTGCTGGACGGCCGACGACGCGGCATTCCAGCCATCAGCCGCGTCGACCCCGGCGTGGGCCATCGGGCGGTGTCCGCCTGGGCTGCGGGGCGCGGTGCGCTCAGCCACCTCAGCGCCCTTGACGTGTGGGGATTACGTCGGCAGGTTCCCGGGCAACCGCTGCATCTGAGCGCACCAGCCGCGGCGGGCCTGCGCAGCCGGCCGGGGGTCGTCGTGCATCGGCGTCGCGGTTTCGATCTCGAGCCGCCGCAGGTGGTGGCGCGGCGGGGACTCACGGTTGCCCGTCTCGAGCAGGCCCTCGTCGACTCGTGGCCCCTGCTTCCGACCGACGAGCGGCGAGCGCCGGTCATCCGGGCGGTCAACGACCGGATGACGACTCCCGACCGGCTGGTGCTGGCGTTACAGAGCGTGCCGAAGCTTGCCGGTCGAGCAGTCCTCCGGACCCTGCTCACCCGGCTCGCCGAGGGCTGCCGCAGTCCGCTGGAGATCTGGGGGCACGAGCAGGTCTTCACCGGCCCGGGGATGCCCGTGTTTCGCCGCCAGGCGCGGGTACGCGTCGGGCGGCGCACAATGTACCTCGACCTTCTCGCCGAGCGAGAACGGGTCAACATCGAACTCGACGGCGCCACTACCCACGGCAACCTACGTGAGCGGGAGATCGACCTGCATCGGGACGCGCTGCTGGCGACCCTCGACATCCTCGTGGTCCGCTTCGCGCACCGTCGCCTGGTACATGAGCCCGACGAGGTACGCCGGGAAACGCTGGCCATTCTTGCCCGCCGACGCAGCATGAGCGGCTGAGATGTGCACGCCGCGTCCGGCTTGGCCGGGCCCGCTCCGCGGGTTAGGTCGGAAAGGCCGCCCGCCTTGAGCCAGGCGGCGAACTCGCGTCGCTTCTCCCGGCTGACCATGGCCTCGAGAGCGGCGTAGACAGTCGCCTTTTCGTGGTGGTACCGAGGATCTTCGCCGCCACCGCGAGCAGGTCGTCGTCGATCTCGAGGATCGTTCGTGACACGGTCCGAACCTTTCTGTCGGCGGTGGGCTCGATGACATCAAGAACGCCCCCGTTCTTTCGGAGTGAGTCGCGTGCCTGATCGGTGGCTTCCGTCGACGCAACCGGGTCGGTCACCATGGCGATCCGATCCTTTCGTGGAACGAACGCTGGACGGGAGCAACACGGGTGCGAATCGCAGGAGCGGTGCCGGTCAATGCGGTGATGGACGAGCTGCGGGCCGAGCGGATGGTGTTCCACTCCGAGGCTGACTTTCAGCACGCCTTCGCCTGGGCGGTCCACCGTCTCGACGGGACCATATCCGTCCGGCTGGAGGTGCGGCAGGAAGAAGCCGAGTACCTGGACCTGCTCTGCCGTGGTCCGCATGGCCGGACAGCGATCGAATTCAAGTACTTCACCGCCCGCTGGGACGGCGTCGACCCGGGCACCGGCGAGGAGTTCCGCCTCCGGGGCCATGCCGCCACCGACCTGGCCCGGCGCAACTTTGTCTTCGACATCGCGAGGCTGGAGCGCTTCTGCCCCTCCGGGCCGGTGCCGGCGAACGGCCTCGCGATCCTCCTGACGAACGACCGGGGGCTGTGGAACCCGCCGCCGGGCGACCGGCCGACCCGGGACCAGGAGTTCCGGATCCACGACGGCCGGCGGCTCACCGGCACCCTCCGCTGGGGAACCGACGGCCGGCACTTCCTGCCGAACCAGCGCGACCTTACCGGCGACTACCTGCTGAGTTGGCGGGACTATGCGGACCTCCCGGGCCGCAACGGCCGGTTCCGTTGGCTGGCGGTGCCGGTCAACTGCCTTGACACGGCTGCTGTCCACGCCCCAGCCTGATGCCCGGAGACACGCGCTCCCGCCTCGCCAGTGATCCGGCCGCCACCGCCCGCCGGATCGATGAGTTGCGCCGCTACCTGACGGCGAACGTCCTCGCCGAGTCCGGTGCCTGCGTCTGCCGCAGTCTGGACCGCTGCCGGCGCAGTGCCCTCCGCGACCGGGCCGGCGCACCTCGGCCGGACGCCGCCTTCGCCGCCGGTCAGCTCTCCCACGTCGGCCACCACTACGACCTGCGCCTCGACGGCCGGGCGCTGCGCATCCTGATCATCGCCATGGAGACCGGCCGCGCGCGCGAGAACGTGGACCTCGACGAGCGGCGGGCCGAGGTGCTGGCCTCCGCCGACCTCGCCTTCCCGGCCCGCAACCCGCACATGAGGGGCGTCGCCACCGCGCTGCGGCTCGCCGTAGGCGGGGAGCCGGGCCCCGACCGGGAGGGCGAACTGGTCCGGCTGGCTGGCCGGTTCCGGTCCGTGCACCTCTTCGACGCCTACGCCATGGCGAACCTCCGCCTCTGTTCGGCCACGGTCGCCGGCAGCACGAAGTCGCTCGGGAACCCGACCATGAGCCGCAACTGCCTGCCCCACCTGACGGCGACCATCCGGATCTTCCAGCCGACGCTGTGCATCGTGCAGGGCGTCGAGGTCCACCGGACCCTCACCACCGTCATGACCAACCGGCAGCGACTCGGGTCGCATCTCGAACGGGCCCGGATCGCGGGCGTGGACACCCTGGTCGCCGGCTTCACCCACCCGTCCGCGATGCGACTCACCGACCACTGGGGGCGGCTAACGTCCGCGCCGTACGTGCACGGGACGGTCGTGCCGACGCTGCGCGCGGCCCACCAGTTCCACCGCGCCGGGTGAGCTGGCGCGGCGGGGCTGGTTCCATCGCGGGGCGGAGGCCGGCGAGTTGGACGTAGATCTCGCGTTTGGTGATCGCCTCGCCGCGGCGGTTGAGGACGTAGCCGGTCAGCCAGATCCAGCCGTGGTACGTCGGCTGGTCGGACACCGACACGACCCGGAAGGTAAGCGCGCGGTCCCCGGCGAACTGCACCGAGGCGCGGCCGTCGACGATCAGCAAATCGCCGGGGGAGGGGCGCGCGGTCACCAGTGGCCGGAGTTCGGCGGCCGGCACTCGCGGGCGTGCATGGTCTGCCAGTCGCGCAGCGCCCGCTTGAGCCGGTCGTTCTCCTCGGTGAGTAGGCGGACCTGCCCGTGCAGGTCGGCCAGCTCGTCGGCGACCAGCGCCTGGAACTGGCGTACCTCATCGGGGTCGACGCCGCGCCGGCGCGGCGCGAACGCGCGGGTCCGCGCCTCGTGCGGGGTCAGCCGGGCCGGGTGGCCGGTCCCGTAGAGGTGGCCACCTCGGTACACCTGGGCCACGTCGATCCTTTCCGGTGCGGCCGGGAGCGAAGGCTCGGTCGGTAGGTGTGGAAGGGCGGGCCGTCCGCACGCCGGCCGCGGACGACCCGCCCGCTCCGCCGCCGCAGCTCGATTCAGCGGTACGACAGCGGAGCAGTCCGGTGGGTCGGGACGGGCACGCGCACCCGCCCCGACCAGGGGGATGAGCCGAACTCGTTGCCACGCGAGGAGCGGCTCGCGATCAACCATATATGCCTAAGTAGACCCTGCGCAACGCTCGGTTGTCTGGCGAGTGCGTGTCGTGATCAAATTGGCGTGCCACGCGAGGAGTGCCATGCCACAGACACCGGACTACATCCGGATCTCTGACGAGATCGTTAGCGACGTGCGGAGCGGGAGAGTCAAGCCGGGGGAGAAGCTGCCCTCGATTGCCGACATGGCTGACCGATTCGAGGTCAGCTCGTCGACTATCCAGATGGTCTACGTGCGGCTGGAAGCGCTGCGGGTCATCCGACGGCATCAGGGCAAGGGCATCTTCGCCACCGATCCGAAGACCTGGATGCGCGAACCTTGATTGCGTGTGCGCACACGAGCGGCCCTGGGTGTGCGATTATCGCACCATGGCGGAAGACCTGAACTGGCAGCTTGTCGGTGAGCAGGTACGACAGGCTCGTCTGTCGGTGGGCATCTCGCAGCAGGATCTCGCCAGCGCGGTGGGTCTCGAACGCACCATGCTGGCCAAGATCGAAGCCGGCAACCGGCGTCTGGACGGTCTGGAACTCGCCCGGCTGGCGCGCGCGCTGCGGGTGTCCATGGAGTATCTGATCGAGCCCCGGCCGGCCGTGCTCTCCCGGCGAGCCGCGCCGCTGACGGAGGAGACGGACACCGCGGCGGCTCGGTCGTCCGAGCGTCTGGAAATCGCCCTGGTCGAGTGGCTGCGGAACGTGCAGCAGCTCATCGGCCTTGGAGTGCTGCGTCCCCGTCCCATCCTCCGATACCCCCAACCGGTCGCATCCGAGGGCGATGCCAGGCGTGCGGCGGCTTGGGTGCGGAAGCAGGCCGGACTCGGCGACGGGCCGATCGGCAGCATGATGGATGTCTGCGAATGGGCCGGCCAGTGGGTGCTGGTTACCGACTTGCCCGGCGATGGGGCCTCGCTAGTCGACGGGGACATCGCGGTCGCCGTGGTCAGCACCATGGGAGATCCCGGCCGTCGTAGGGCAACCGCCGCCCACGAGTTGGGCCACCTCATCATCGGCGACGAGTATTCGAGCGACCTTGGCGTCAGCAGTTCCCGAGCCGAACGGGAAGCGGCGATCGATGCTTTCGCGGCCGAACTCTTGTTGCCCGTGCAGGCGGTTGTCGCCGGGTGCGGTGCCGGTTCGATGACCCGTGATCGGCTTGTTGAGTTCGCCGCGCGGTACCGGACGTCCTGGTTGTTGGCATTGCGCCAGGCTGAGCGGGCCGGCGTCATCGATGGGTCTACTCGGCGATCCTGGAGTGAACCACGACCCACGCGAGCGGAATTCATGGAGGCGGTGGGGTGGGCTCCGCAGCCCGACCTTGAGTCGGTGCGGGTGCCGCCGACGTACGCGCAGGCGGTGATGGAAGCCTGGCGTGCCAGCCGCATCACCCGCGCCCGCGCACTGGAGTTGATGCATGGTCAGGTCACCGACGCGGACCTGCCGGTCGACGACGACGTGGAGATTGAGCCATGAGCCTGTCGGTTTCGCCGACACCGCTCCTGGTGCTCGACACCATGGTGCTCAGCCACTTCACCCTCGCCGACCGGCTGGACATCCTTCAGGATCTTCTGATTGGCGCGGACTGCTGGACGACGCAGGTGGTCATCGAGGAACTGCGCGCGGGGGCGACCGCACGTCCTGAACTATCTGCTGTCTGCGAGGTCGACTGGTTGAGTCGAGCCCACCTGGACACGCTCGCCGAGATCCGCTGCTTCGCCAAATGGACCCAGCTTCTTGGCGCGGAGGAGCGTGACCTGGGGGAGGCATCGGTACTGGCTGCCGCCGAGCTGCGGGGTGGCATCGCCATCACCGACGACCGGGACGCCACGAAGGTCGCCCGCACCCACGGCGCGCGCGTGCATGGGACGATCTGGCTCCTGGCTGGAGCCTGTCGTGCCGGCAAGCAGACCGAGACGGCCGCCGGGAACCTCATCGACGCCCTCAGGGCTACGGGCGCCAGGTTGCCCTGCTCGGGTGCCGAGTTCCCCGCGTATGCCCGGAAGTACCGCCTGCTGTAACCGCAACCTGCCGCTTTTACCCACTCGGGTAACACCGTCCCGTTGGCGGGACGACTAGAGTCGTCGCGTGATCGACCGGAAGCTGCTCTTGTCCGACCTGCAGAAGCAGGTCAAGAACCTGGAACGGGACCTGCAGGAGCAGGCCGAATCGGTCGAGGAGGTGCGCCTCAAGCTGCGTGGCGAGTACGACCACGCCTTCAAGGTCGGGCGTACCGCCGCCACCTGGGCGGCCTGGCGGGACGAGCGGGTCACCCAGGTCGCCGTTGCCTGGGTGCTCGGCACCGTCTTCGTACGCTTCTGCGAGGACAACGGCCTGTTGCTGGACCCCTACCTGGCCGGCCCGGGGGACCGTCTGGTCCTCGCCGAGGAGGCAGAGGCGCAGTTCTTCCGCGATCACCCCGACCAGACCCTCCGCGACTGGCTGCACCAGGGCTTCGACGCCATCGCCAGCACCCAGGCCGGCAAGTCATTGTTCGACGGGCGGCACAACCCGCTCTACCAGATTCCGCTGTCGCACGACGCGGCCAAGGAGCTGATTGCCTTCTGGCGCCGGCGCACCGAGCAGGGCGACCTGGTGCACAGGTTCCGCGACGAGCTGTGGGACACCCGTTTCCTCGGCGACCTCTACCAGGACCTCTCCGAGTACGCCAAGAAGACCTACGCCCTGCTCCAGACGCCGGAGTTCGTCGAGGAGTTCATCCTCGACCTGACGCTCACCCCGGCGATCGAAGAGTTCGGCCACGACGTGGTCAAGATGATCGACCCGACCTGCGGCTCGGGCCACTTCGTCCTCGGTGCCTTCCACCGCCTCCTCAAGGAGTGGGAGCAACACGCCCCCAACCGCGACCCCCACGAGCGGGTACGCCTCGCCCTCGACGCCGTCCACGGCGTCGACATCAACCCCTTCGCCGTAGCCATTGCCCGCTTCCGCCTCCTGGTGGCCGCGCTTCGTGCCAGCGGCGTGAAGACCCTCGCCGACTCGGCCGGCTATTCCTTCCCTATGCATTTGGCTATCGGTGACGCGCTTATTCGGCACCGCCAACTTGCTCTTTTTGAGGAGACTTCTAGCGATCCGGCAAACTTCCACTATGTCACTGAAGACGTTGATGAACACCCAAGCATCCTTCAGGACGGTCGCTATCACGCTGTGGTGGGGAACCCTCCCTACATCGCGGTAGCGGATAGCAGGCTTAGTGAAATCTACCGCGCCAACTACAGTGCATGCGCGGGGGCCTATACACTTTCGGTTCCTTTCGCTCAGCGTTTCTTCCAGTTAGCTAAGCGATCGAGTATCGGGGCGCATGGTTACGTCGGGCAGATCACTGCAAACTCCTTTATGCGGCAAAATTTCGGCAAGCGGTTGATCGAGCAATTCCTTGGGCGGGAGATAAGCCTCAGCCACGTTATTGATACTTCAGGCGCATATTTGCCCGGTCATGGGACTCCGACGGTAATTCTCGTTGGACGACCGCGGGGAGGGTCTCAGACGGAGGCGGTAAGGGTTGCTCTGGGAATTCGAGGTGAACCGGGCACGCCGAATGATCCGAGCAAGGGTGTTGTCTGGAGTGCCATTGTTGGCCAGATTGATGCTCCAGGATCACTGAGTGATTGGATCGAGGTTGCTGACATCCCTCGTGAGCGCCTTTCTCGGCATCCCTGGAGTTTGAGTGGGGGTGGGGCGAGTGAGGTCAAGTTGCTGCTCGACTCCGCTCCAGGGCCTCGGCTTGGCGATCTTGTTGAGATCGGAACGAGTGCCGTGCCTCGAGAGCACGAGGCATTCGGCGTGGGCGCTGGTCCTCTGCGTAGATCCGCCATACCGGATCGCTTTCACAAGGCCCTGCTCGGGGGCGAGAGTATCCGAGATTGGATGTTCCCAGGCGAGGATGTGGCGCTCTGGCCTTACGACGTAATAAATAAAGAGCCGGTCGTCCATCACACGATCGAGAAGTACCTGTGGCCGGCGCGAGTACTGCTAGCCCGGAGGATGGTATTTGGCGAGACTCAGATCGAGCGTGGACTTCCGTGGACGGCCTACTCAATGTTCTTCGCACGTCGATTCGGTGGCCTGTCGATAAGTTTTCCAGTCGTTTCAACGGGCAACAATTTTGCTCTCGATCGTGAGGAAAGGGTGTTCAAGCAGTCGGCGCCGGTCATTAAGGTGTTGGACGGGTCTTCCGAAGACGACTACTTGCGCCTGCTCGGCTTGCTGAACAGTTCGACCGCCTGCTTCTGGCTGAAGCAGGTCAGCCATAACAAGGGCAGCACTGTGGACTCGCGGGGAGCCCGGCAGACCACGATTCCATGGGAGGACTTCTACGAGTTCACGGGCACCAAGCTGCAGGAGTTTCCGCTTCCTTCGGCGTACCCCCTTGAACTGAGCCGGGAGATTGACGGCCTGGCGCAGCGGCTCGCCACGGTGACCCCGGCGGCGGTCGCGGCCTCTGGCGTGCCCACCCGCGAGCGGCTCTACGTCGCGGAGCGGGAGTGGCATTCGGTGCGTTCGCGGATGATTGCGCTGCAGGAGGAGTTGGACTGGCAGGTCTACTCGCTCTATGGGCTGCTGGACGAGGAGCTGACCGCACCGGCCGGGTCGGTGCCGGAGTTGACGCTGGGGGAGCGGGCGTTCGAGATCGTGCTCGCCCGCAAGATGGCGGCCGGTGAGGCAGAGACGCAGTGGTTCGCGCGGCACGGGTCGACGCCGATCACGGAGCTGCCGGCGCACTGGTCGGACGAGTACCGGGCGGTGGTGGAGCGGCGGATCGCGGTCATCGAGGGCAACCGCAACATCGGGCTGATCGAACGGCCGGAGTGCAAGCGGCGGTGGGCCACCGACGGCTGGGATGAAATGCAGCGTAAGGCGCTGCGGGACTGGCTGCTGGACCGGTGCGAGGCGCGGGAGCTGTGGTACCACCACGTCGACGGCCTCGAACAGCCGCGCCCGCTGACCACCGCCCAGCTCGCCGACGAGCTGCGCCGCGACGCCGACGTGCTCACCGTCGCCGGCATCTACGCGCCAGGTCAGGATCTGGGCAAGGTGATCGCCGACCTGGTCGCCGACGAGCACGTGCCGCACCTGGCCGCGCTGCGCTACAAGGACTCCGGCCTGAGTAAGCGGGCCGACTGGGAGCACGTGTGGGACCTGCAGCGGCAGGAGGACGCGCTGCCCGACGAGGCGACGAAGCGGGAGTTCCGCAAGCAGATCCCGGTGCCGCCGAAGTACACCTCGGCGGACTTCCTCAAGGGCAGCTACTGGAAGCACCGAGGCAAGCTGGACGTGCCCAAGGAGCGGTTCGTGTCGTACCCGGGTGCCAGCCGCGACGGTGACCCGTCGCTGCTGATCGGCTGGGCCGGCTGGGACCACCGCGAGCAGGCGCAGGCCCTGGCGACGCTGATCGTGGCCCGCGAGCAGGAGGACGGCTGGGCCGCCGACCGGCTGGTGCCGCTGGTCGCGGGGCTGCGGGAGATCCTGCCCTGGGTACGCCAGTGGCACGGCGAGTTCGACCTGGAGTGGGGTGCCTCGCCAGCGGACATCTACGTCGGCTTCCTCGCCGAAACCACCAACCGTCTACATCTGACGGACGAAGCACTGACGTCCTGGCGGCCCCCGAAGGCCACCCGCGGCCGAAAGGCCAAGGCATGACGACCGAGTCAGTGCCGACCGGCTTGTGGTCGGCGGACGACGTCGAGGAGTTGACCGAGATGCTGGCGGCCCGTCGGTCCCGGCTGTGGCAGCTCACCCAGCCGGCCGACATCGCAGCGTGGGTGTTCGCCGACTCGGAGCCGGCGCCGCTCGACCCGCCGCCGGCTGCCCTCGACGGTGACTGGGCCGACGGGCTGGATGAGCCGCAGCGCGCGGCGTGGGCCCTGGCCGGGTGGGTGGCCCGAATGACGGTGCCCGAGGCGGCACTGACTGCCGGCGGGCACTGGCTGCTGTCGCGGGTGACCGACGGCCACGGTCCGCTGCTGCGGCTGACTGTCGGAGTGCTGGAGACCCTCGGGGTGTACGAGTCCGGCGAGGAGGTCTGGCTGCGGGTGGCAGCCGCGCCGATCGGGCTTGCGATGGACGCCGGCGCGGCGGACCTCGACGAGTGGGGACGGCGCGGCATCGACATGCGGAACGACCGGACGAAGACACTCGCCGAGGAGAAGCTGCTCCTCACCTGCCCGGACATCGACACGGCGCTGTGGTTACTCCGCCAGCCGCCGGTCATGGCCGCCGCCCGGATGCTCAACGCCTGGGTGGCGGCCGGCCCATTCCCGTTCGAGAGCCGGTACCGGCCCGAGGTCGCCGGTCGAGCATGGCAGGCCGCCGAGACCCTGCTCGCCGGTGCGGCGGCCACCGAGACCGGCGGGGAGCGCGGCTTCGACCGGGAGTACGCGGGGTCGGCAGTGCCGCCCGAACTGCCGGCGCAGCGGTCCTTCGACGCGGACGCCTACCGGGCCGGAGTAAGTGAGCACGATCGGCTGTGCCGCGCGCTGATCGATCACCTCACCGCCGACGGTGTACGGGTTGGTGCCGGATTGCACGGCGTACCGGTGGATCTGGCCTGGCGGGACGCCGACGGGCGGCAGTTCATCGCCGAGGTGAAGAGCGTGCTCGAGGTCAACGAGGTCGAGCAACTTCGGCTGGGCCTCGGTCAGGTCCTCGAATACCGCCACCGCCTCGCGGCGCGCGGAATCGTCGTGGTGCCCGTTCTGGTCGTATCGCGGTGCACGGACCGGGCCTGGCCGGTCATCTGCGGTGACAACCGTGTCATCTTGCTGCAGGGTCAGGGCACTTCGGATTGGACGGCTGCGCTGACGAAAGGCCGCCAGCCCGACGCCGGTGTCGGTGCCACCGCCGGCGCGGACGTCAGTTTGGGGAGGGATAAGGCGTGACCACTGACAACAACGCCCCCGTGCCGGTATGGCCACTCGCTACGGAGGCCGTGAGCGTGCCGAACGTGCTAAGCGATGAGGGCATGACACCGGCCCGACTCGCAGAACTGAGAACAGTCCTGGCAACACTTGCGGATTCCCCCATCGCCACGCTCGAAGCGCATCCGATATCAAGCAGGCTCGAGCGGAACGGCGGGATTCCGCTTCATGCAGCCAGTCCGCTCGCTCAGCAGTTGTCGCACCTCGTGGCTCAGACGGCGAGGTCAGCGCCTCCGGCGCTGAACGTCGCCGCTACCGGTGACGTGCTCTATCGAATGGTGGTACCGGCTAAGGTCGCCGCACAGGTCGGTAGGGGACTTGTCCAGCCTATGAAGGCATCTGCAGGAGGTATTCACAGCGCGCTGGTCAACTCCACCGGCATCGCAGCCCAAGCCAGGTTTGTGCCCGTTGCAGGCCAGGCCGCTGTTGCAGGTGCGGCAACCGGCTCGGCCACCACAGCTGGGGTGGCCGCGGCCAGCGCCGGAGCGTTGACAGTGGCCGCGCCACTTGTGCTGATGGCCGTCGCGGTCGGCGTCAGCGCCTACGCTGATCACCAACGCCAGAAGGCGATCGAGCGGATCACCGACCTCCTGGAGCAGTTGCACGAAGACAAACTCGAGAACGAACGCAGTGAGTTGGACGGTTGTCGTGACGCGATCGACAAGGCGACGTCGGTCCTCCTCGACCAGGGCAGAATCGGTCTGTCGTTAGGGTTGGATTCCTCGTCGTACGCGATCAACACGGCGATCGAACGAACCAAGCGTCGGCTTCAAAAGTGGCAGGATGGGCTAGCTGCGCTGCCCGACGGTCCGGTTGAGCTCGGTGCATTGACGAAAACCTTCTCCGGTATCGACGAGGAAGGCGGCGCATTCCGCGCGCACCTGGAGTTTGCCCGGCTCGCCATTGCACTCAAACGCCGAGTGCTCGTCCTTCAAGCAGTTGAACACGCTCAACTGGTGGAGACGAACAATCCGTTCAAGAGCTTTATCGGAACCTTGCAGGACGACGAGCGTCGCGTCGAAGAGCTGGAAGCGGGCCTGAACTCGGTCCTGCTTCGACTGTCGACTCTCGAGTTGAAGCGTCCCGGTGGCTTCCGAAGCATCATGTTCACGCAGGGCGAGGTCGACGACCTGCTCAAAGCCGCATATCGCCTTCGCGCCTTGGGTGACGGCCTCAACGTGGGGAACCACCGGCCTGACGTTGCGATTGAGATCGAACGGAGCAGTGACGGATCGCTTGTGGTGTTCCCGGCGGTCGCTGCCTGACCGGACGCCGCGCCCCGGCGGTGCTTGGCGGAGGTCGACGGGGCGCCGCGTGTCCGGTAGCTGTTGCTGAGTGGCGAGGACGAGGGGACGTGGGCG
This region includes:
- a CDS encoding DUF559 domain-containing protein; the encoded protein is MNPVLRKLVERGGGLVTRVAAEQVVPEWTLQRACGNGDLVRVLPGVFVAAHLLDGRRRGIPAISRVDPGVGHRAVSAWAAGRGALSHLSALDVWGLRRQVPGQPLHLSAPAAAGLRSRPGVVVHRRRGFDLEPPQVVARRGLTVARLEQALVDSWPLLPTDERRAPVIRAVNDRMTTPDRLVLALQSVPKLAGRAVLRTLLTRLAEGCRSPLEIWGHEQVFTGPGMPVFRRQARVRVGRRTMYLDLLAERERVNIELDGATTHGNLREREIDLHRDALLATLDILVVRFAHRRLVHEPDEVRRETLAILARRRSMSG
- a CDS encoding type II toxin-antitoxin system VapB family antitoxin, which codes for MVTDPVASTEATDQARDSLRKNGGVLDVIEPTADRKVRTVSRTILEIDDDLLAVAAKILGTTTKRRLSTPLSRPWSAGRSDASSPPGSRRAAFPT
- a CDS encoding DivIVA domain-containing protein, which codes for MAQVYRGGHLYGTGHPARLTPHEARTRAFAPRRRGVDPDEVRQFQALVADELADLHGQVRLLTEENDRLKRALRDWQTMHARECRPPNSGHW
- a CDS encoding winged helix-turn-helix domain-containing protein — translated: MPQTPDYIRISDEIVSDVRSGRVKPGEKLPSIADMADRFEVSSSTIQMVYVRLEALRVIRRHQGKGIFATDPKTWMREP
- a CDS encoding helix-turn-helix domain-containing protein; the encoded protein is MAEDLNWQLVGEQVRQARLSVGISQQDLASAVGLERTMLAKIEAGNRRLDGLELARLARALRVSMEYLIEPRPAVLSRRAAPLTEETDTAAARSSERLEIALVEWLRNVQQLIGLGVLRPRPILRYPQPVASEGDARRAAAWVRKQAGLGDGPIGSMMDVCEWAGQWVLVTDLPGDGASLVDGDIAVAVVSTMGDPGRRRATAAHELGHLIIGDEYSSDLGVSSSRAEREAAIDAFAAELLLPVQAVVAGCGAGSMTRDRLVEFAARYRTSWLLALRQAERAGVIDGSTRRSWSEPRPTRAEFMEAVGWAPQPDLESVRVPPTYAQAVMEAWRASRITRARALELMHGQVTDADLPVDDDVEIEP
- a CDS encoding PIN domain-containing protein, translated to MSLSVSPTPLLVLDTMVLSHFTLADRLDILQDLLIGADCWTTQVVIEELRAGATARPELSAVCEVDWLSRAHLDTLAEIRCFAKWTQLLGAEERDLGEASVLAAAELRGGIAITDDRDATKVARTHGARVHGTIWLLAGACRAGKQTETAAGNLIDALRATGARLPCSGAEFPAYARKYRLL
- the pglX gene encoding BREX-2 system adenine-specific DNA-methyltransferase PglX; protein product: MIDRKLLLSDLQKQVKNLERDLQEQAESVEEVRLKLRGEYDHAFKVGRTAATWAAWRDERVTQVAVAWVLGTVFVRFCEDNGLLLDPYLAGPGDRLVLAEEAEAQFFRDHPDQTLRDWLHQGFDAIASTQAGKSLFDGRHNPLYQIPLSHDAAKELIAFWRRRTEQGDLVHRFRDELWDTRFLGDLYQDLSEYAKKTYALLQTPEFVEEFILDLTLTPAIEEFGHDVVKMIDPTCGSGHFVLGAFHRLLKEWEQHAPNRDPHERVRLALDAVHGVDINPFAVAIARFRLLVAALRASGVKTLADSAGYSFPMHLAIGDALIRHRQLALFEETSSDPANFHYVTEDVDEHPSILQDGRYHAVVGNPPYIAVADSRLSEIYRANYSACAGAYTLSVPFAQRFFQLAKRSSIGAHGYVGQITANSFMRQNFGKRLIEQFLGREISLSHVIDTSGAYLPGHGTPTVILVGRPRGGSQTEAVRVALGIRGEPGTPNDPSKGVVWSAIVGQIDAPGSLSDWIEVADIPRERLSRHPWSLSGGGASEVKLLLDSAPGPRLGDLVEIGTSAVPREHEAFGVGAGPLRRSAIPDRFHKALLGGESIRDWMFPGEDVALWPYDVINKEPVVHHTIEKYLWPARVLLARRMVFGETQIERGLPWTAYSMFFARRFGGLSISFPVVSTGNNFALDREERVFKQSAPVIKVLDGSSEDDYLRLLGLLNSSTACFWLKQVSHNKGSTVDSRGARQTTIPWEDFYEFTGTKLQEFPLPSAYPLELSREIDGLAQRLATVTPAAVAASGVPTRERLYVAEREWHSVRSRMIALQEELDWQVYSLYGLLDEELTAPAGSVPELTLGERAFEIVLARKMAAGEAETQWFARHGSTPITELPAHWSDEYRAVVERRIAVIEGNRNIGLIERPECKRRWATDGWDEMQRKALRDWLLDRCEARELWYHHVDGLEQPRPLTTAQLADELRRDADVLTVAGIYAPGQDLGKVIADLVADEHVPHLAALRYKDSGLSKRADWEHVWDLQRQEDALPDEATKREFRKQIPVPPKYTSADFLKGSYWKHRGKLDVPKERFVSYPGASRDGDPSLLIGWAGWDHREQAQALATLIVAREQEDGWAADRLVPLVAGLREILPWVRQWHGEFDLEWGASPADIYVGFLAETTNRLHLTDEALTSWRPPKATRGRKAKA